The following are encoded together in the Lathyrus oleraceus cultivar Zhongwan6 chromosome 3, CAAS_Psat_ZW6_1.0, whole genome shotgun sequence genome:
- the LOC127125823 gene encoding uncharacterized protein LOC127125823 yields MTNTKRLNHWQIEIFPAMSLPISLSPFLPQYLTFPNNFQTPNVPETSTASMQGARHDHFSHLENIPLDNPALQKESTSEKDSPSISISTQPSEKLDHAKPNQIVLLGQIIQIDSGNENAEKKITSSCSDPLQDLPKLSSGERLECDPESQCRKDTLPGETVEIED; encoded by the coding sequence ATGACAAATACAAAAAGGCTGAATCACTGGCAAATTGAAATATTCCCGGCTATGTCACTTCCAATCTCTCTTTCCCCTTTCTTGCCTCAATACCTAACTTTTCCAAACAACTTTCAAACACCAAATGTACCAGAAACTAGTACTGCAAGCATGCAGGGAGCCAGGCATGATCATTTTAGTCACCTCGAAAACATTCCATTAGATAACCCGGCATTGCAAAAGGAGAGCACCAGTGAGAAGGACTCGCCCTCAATATCAATTTCTACACAACCATCGGAGAAACTGGATCATGCGAAGCCGAACCAGATTGTGCTTTTAGGACAAATAATACAAATTGACTCGGGAAATGAAAATGCTGAGAAGAAAATCACTAGTTCTTGTTCTGATCCTCTACAAGACCTGCCAAAACTTTCCTCTGGTGAGAGGCTGGAATGTGATCCCGAGAGCCAATGCAGAAAAGATACATTGCCAGGAGAAACAGTGGAGATTGAAGATTGA